One part of the Bacillota bacterium genome encodes these proteins:
- a CDS encoding DUF1015 family protein codes for MPRVLPFAGLHYNPERAGEVASLLADAADWGPHTIRHPSGKGQGAEPATAAYQRRAVATATRSDQHHASRLFSDWAGTVAGDWLRHQVLAQDDSPSLYLYRCRRPVPEELRHGPGVVEEGSYVGILAGLGFDKDHPLRVTEQLDPSAVEQMVPAMKAFALDVAPVWAVFSKAALEDRAKQLDSLVSQAVGGQPVLKFGDPQGGSHELWRLAADQAQQAAGILSGVPMAAVQGGLQVAAERELVTRRGAPPNGMPPSVLALVTSVDGPGAEVPAVLPVHRLLLASSGISAGRLEQRLASFFRVMEVPQTAAPGDPVAALEAALAELGKARPEFSGFVLYTGRGRFRLVRSKGRMFMESWTHPLGRAAWRAMDINVLHALVFERILGMPPQESRTNAPPVATELSPVKALDRVDSGEAVAAFFLAPPAPAQLLAAALENNATPADAVRPWPPVPAGLVLRWRRRSA; via the coding sequence ATGCCGAGAGTGCTGCCGTTTGCCGGTCTTCACTACAACCCCGAGCGAGCCGGTGAAGTGGCCTCCCTGCTGGCCGACGCCGCGGATTGGGGGCCCCATACCATCCGGCACCCATCCGGGAAGGGGCAGGGCGCCGAGCCCGCCACGGCTGCCTATCAGCGCCGTGCCGTGGCGACGGCCACCCGATCCGACCAGCACCATGCCTCGCGCCTGTTCTCCGACTGGGCAGGGACCGTAGCCGGCGATTGGCTCCGGCACCAGGTGCTGGCGCAGGATGACTCGCCGTCACTTTACCTCTACCGCTGCCGCCGCCCGGTTCCGGAGGAACTGCGCCACGGCCCCGGAGTAGTCGAGGAAGGAAGCTACGTCGGAATCCTGGCGGGCCTGGGCTTTGACAAGGATCATCCGCTGCGGGTAACCGAGCAGCTCGACCCGTCCGCCGTCGAGCAGATGGTGCCGGCCATGAAGGCCTTTGCCCTGGACGTGGCGCCCGTCTGGGCCGTCTTTTCGAAGGCGGCGCTCGAGGACCGGGCCAAACAACTTGACTCCCTCGTGTCGCAGGCGGTGGGGGGACAGCCCGTGCTGAAGTTCGGCGACCCCCAGGGCGGCTCGCACGAACTCTGGCGCCTTGCGGCGGATCAGGCGCAGCAGGCCGCCGGGATCCTGTCGGGGGTGCCGATGGCGGCCGTGCAGGGCGGGCTCCAGGTGGCAGCCGAACGCGAGCTGGTCACACGCAGGGGCGCGCCGCCCAACGGCATGCCGCCATCGGTCCTGGCCCTGGTCACCTCCGTGGATGGACCGGGCGCAGAGGTGCCGGCCGTTCTGCCGGTGCACCGGCTGCTGCTGGCATCGAGCGGCATCTCGGCCGGACGGCTCGAGCAGCGCCTGGCGTCCTTCTTCCGGGTGATGGAGGTGCCGCAAACCGCGGCTCCCGGTGACCCGGTGGCCGCCCTGGAGGCGGCGCTCGCCGAACTCGGCAAGGCGCGGCCCGAGTTCAGCGGTTTCGTGCTGTACACCGGGCGGGGACGCTTCCGGCTGGTACGCTCCAAGGGGCGCATGTTCATGGAGAGCTGGACCCACCCGCTGGGGCGGGCGGCGTGGAGGGCCATGGACATCAACGTGCTGCACGCCCTGGTCTTCGAGCGGATCCTCGGCATGCCGCCGCAGGAAAGCCGCACCAACGCCCCGCCCGTCGCCACGGAACTCTCACCGGTCAAGGCGCTCGACCGGGTGGACTCCGGAGAGGCCGTCGCGGCGTTCTTCCTGGCCCCTCCTGCACCAGCGCAGCTTCTTGCCGCGGCGCTGGAGAACAACGCGACCCCTGCGGACGCCGTACGTCCGTGGCCGCCGGTGCCGGCGGGGCTGGTGCTGCGCTGGCGGCGCCGTTCCGCCTGA
- a CDS encoding NAD+ synthase, with protein sequence MGAEKESPGFNRGDDVKSAGLRIALAQINAVVGDLAGNAERIEAFARRAYDAGAHIVAFPELAVTGYPPEDLLLRPGFVRENRRTLEELARRLPPLVAIVGFVDSDDDIYNAAAVIEGGEIRAIYHKELLPNYGVFDEFRYFEAGRRPLVLTWGPYRIGVNICEDIWYPDGPARLQSLVGGAQVIVNISSSPYHMGKIAERERMLATRARDYRVALAYVNMVGGQDELVFDGTSAVIDEDGRVVARAPSFDEALLVADVDPAAVFHRRLHDPRRRQQRMWLMSGQGGETGQLVEQVNIPIRDGGRPGDEAAPAGEASAAHAPEVRPLLDAEAEVYAALCTGLKDYVRKNGFETVVIGLSGGIDSSLVAAIAADALGPGRVVGLGLPSRFSSPESLEDAREVARRLGIRFEVISIEPIFSAYLETLKPAFAGRPFDVAEENIQARIRGNIWMALSNKFGWLVLTASNKSEMAVGYGTLYGDMAGGFAVIKDVPKTWVYRLARWRNTRPGGPVIPDRVFAKAPSAELRPGQKDTDTLPPYEVLDPMVTAYMEEDRDAHGLVAMGFEPAVVEKVAAMIARSEYKRRQAPPGVKVTPRAFGRDWRFPITNRYVERLR encoded by the coding sequence TTGGGGGCCGAGAAAGAGTCCCCCGGCTTCAACCGCGGGGATGACGTCAAATCCGCAGGCCTGCGGATCGCTCTGGCCCAGATCAACGCGGTCGTGGGGGATCTGGCGGGCAACGCCGAACGCATCGAAGCGTTCGCCCGCCGGGCCTACGACGCAGGCGCCCACATCGTCGCGTTCCCGGAACTTGCGGTAACGGGCTACCCGCCGGAGGACCTGCTGCTGCGCCCGGGCTTCGTGCGGGAGAACCGCCGCACCCTGGAAGAACTGGCGCGGCGCCTGCCGCCGCTCGTCGCCATCGTGGGGTTCGTCGACTCCGACGACGACATCTACAACGCGGCCGCCGTCATCGAGGGCGGCGAGATCCGGGCCATCTACCACAAGGAGCTTCTGCCCAACTACGGGGTGTTCGACGAGTTCCGCTACTTCGAGGCGGGGCGGCGCCCGCTGGTGTTGACCTGGGGCCCCTACCGGATCGGGGTGAACATCTGCGAGGACATCTGGTACCCTGACGGCCCCGCGCGCCTGCAGAGCCTGGTCGGCGGCGCCCAGGTCATCGTCAACATCTCGAGTTCGCCTTACCACATGGGCAAGATCGCCGAGCGGGAGCGCATGCTGGCCACCCGGGCCCGCGACTACCGGGTCGCCCTGGCCTACGTCAACATGGTGGGTGGCCAGGACGAGCTGGTCTTCGACGGCACCAGCGCCGTCATCGACGAGGACGGCCGGGTGGTGGCGCGGGCGCCCTCCTTCGACGAGGCGCTGCTGGTGGCGGACGTCGACCCGGCGGCGGTCTTTCACCGCCGGCTGCACGATCCCAGGCGGCGGCAGCAGAGGATGTGGCTTATGAGCGGGCAGGGAGGCGAGACGGGCCAACTGGTCGAGCAGGTCAACATCCCGATCCGGGACGGCGGGCGGCCAGGCGATGAGGCGGCCCCGGCGGGCGAGGCAAGCGCCGCTCACGCGCCCGAGGTGAGGCCGCTTCTGGATGCGGAAGCCGAGGTCTACGCCGCGCTTTGCACGGGCCTCAAAGATTACGTCCGCAAGAACGGCTTCGAGACCGTCGTCATCGGGCTTTCCGGCGGCATCGACTCCTCGCTGGTGGCGGCCATCGCGGCGGATGCGCTGGGCCCTGGCCGGGTGGTGGGGCTCGGCCTGCCTTCACGCTTTTCGTCGCCGGAGAGCCTGGAAGACGCTCGGGAAGTGGCGCGGCGGCTCGGGATCCGGTTCGAGGTCATCTCCATAGAGCCGATCTTCTCAGCGTACCTGGAGACCCTGAAGCCGGCCTTTGCGGGGCGGCCGTTCGACGTGGCCGAGGAGAACATCCAGGCCCGCATCCGGGGCAATATCTGGATGGCGCTGTCCAACAAGTTCGGCTGGCTTGTCCTGACGGCCAGCAACAAGAGCGAGATGGCCGTCGGATACGGCACTCTATACGGCGACATGGCTGGCGGGTTTGCGGTCATCAAGGACGTCCCCAAGACGTGGGTCTACCGCCTCGCCCGCTGGCGAAACACGAGGCCGGGCGGCCCCGTCATCCCCGACCGGGTGTTCGCGAAGGCCCCCTCGGCCGAGCTGCGCCCGGGCCAGAAAGATACCGACACGCTGCCGCCCTACGAGGTCCTGGACCCCATGGTGACCGCCTACATGGAAGAGGACAGGGACGCCCACGGGCTTGTGGCCATGGGCTTCGAGCCGGCGGTGGTGGAGAAGGTCGCGGCCATGATCGCCCGAAGCGAGTACAAGCGCCGGCAGGCGCCCCCGGGCGTGAAGGTGACGCCGAGGGCGTTCGGCCGGGACTGGCGCTTCCCCATCACCAACCGCTACGTGGAGCGCCTGCGCTGA
- a CDS encoding class II aldolase/adducin family protein, with protein sequence MLLARLRAEVVGVGRRLLQTGLVVGTSGNVSARDPETGLMAISPSGMEYDRIEAEDVPVVDHRGRPVEGRRRPSTELPTHLAIYRERRDVAAIVHTHSPYATVLAVLGWSLPPILGEAAGVFGGEVRVAEYATTGSELLGRYTVEALEGRQAVLMKNHGAIAVGESLLEALHVAWVLESTARVYWAARVAGPVLELPPDEVIRIRHGYLTNYGQRPKRLHPAGEGGHAGQGAQAAQAETGASRGGVTDQARKQ encoded by the coding sequence ATGCTCCTGGCACGCCTTCGTGCCGAAGTGGTGGGCGTCGGGCGCAGGCTTCTGCAAACCGGGCTCGTGGTGGGCACCTCGGGCAACGTGAGCGCCCGCGACCCCGAGACGGGCCTGATGGCCATCTCTCCTTCGGGCATGGAATACGACCGTATCGAGGCGGAGGACGTGCCCGTCGTGGACCACCGGGGCCGGCCCGTCGAGGGCCGCCGGCGCCCGTCCACCGAGCTGCCGACGCACCTCGCCATCTACCGCGAGCGGCGGGACGTGGCGGCTATCGTCCACACCCACTCGCCGTACGCTACGGTGCTGGCCGTGCTGGGCTGGTCGCTGCCGCCGATCCTGGGGGAGGCCGCGGGGGTGTTCGGGGGCGAGGTGCGGGTGGCCGAATACGCCACGACCGGATCCGAACTGCTCGGGCGCTACACGGTCGAGGCGCTCGAAGGCCGCCAGGCCGTCCTGATGAAGAACCACGGCGCCATCGCGGTCGGGGAGAGCCTGCTCGAGGCGCTGCACGTGGCCTGGGTTCTGGAGTCGACGGCGCGCGTGTACTGGGCCGCCCGGGTGGCCGGCCCGGTGCTCGAGCTTCCCCCGGACGAGGTCATCCGCATCCGGCATGGCTACCTGACGAACTACGGGCAGCGGCCGAAGAGGCTGCATCCGGCGGGCGAGGGGGGCCATGCCGGTCAGGGGGCTCAGGCGGCCCAGGCGGAGACGGGCGCATCGCGCGGCGGGGTGACCGACCAGGCCCGAAAGCAGTGA
- the metG gene encoding methionine--tRNA ligase — translation MAASGKFYITTPIYYPSDRLHIGHAYTTTAADALARWHKFLGEDVFFLTGSDEHGQKIQRVAAERGVTPRQYVDHIVATFKELWKRLDIDYDHFIRTTDPDHERVVQHIFKTIYDKGDIYKSTYEGWYCVQCETFWLESRLVDGKCPDCGRPVELLREESYFFRLSRYAGRLLDHIEAHPEFIQPPTRRNEMVAFIKQGLEDLCVSRTTFDWGIPVPGDPKHVIYVWFDALTNYLTGVGYLQDDAKFGRYWPAELHLVGKEIVRFHTVIWPIILMAAELPLPRQVFGHGWLLFDQQKMSKSKGNVVDPNVLIDRYGSDAVRYFLLREVSFGQDGNFSEEALVERINADLANDLGNLVYRSLSMLERYNGGVLPEPGAEEGVDRELRTLARQVANEANEKLQALDIDTALATIWRFVRRANKYIDQTEPWVLNRRQKEDPAAGERLRTVLYNLAEALRVTALLVAPFMPKAGRAIWEQLGIQEPLQSQRFSDLAWGRSRPGTQTRRGQPLFPRILDLEETAPKAIGAKEPDAAAAAPAPAASTSPGPAAPATPRAQNGPQPGGVITIDEFGHVDLRVARVLEAARIPGADKLLKLKVDVGEPEPRQIVAGIAQHYTPEQLAGKYIVVVANLKPARLRGEISQGMLLAASTADGRLTLVTPEAPIPPGSKVK, via the coding sequence ATGGCCGCATCCGGCAAGTTCTACATCACGACCCCCATCTACTACCCCAGCGACCGGCTGCACATCGGCCATGCGTACACGACCACCGCGGCCGATGCGCTGGCGCGCTGGCACAAGTTCCTGGGCGAAGACGTCTTCTTCCTGACGGGCTCGGACGAGCACGGCCAGAAGATCCAGCGCGTCGCTGCGGAACGGGGCGTGACGCCGCGGCAGTACGTGGACCACATCGTGGCCACGTTCAAGGAGCTCTGGAAGCGGCTGGACATCGACTACGACCACTTCATCCGCACCACCGACCCGGACCACGAGCGGGTCGTGCAACACATCTTCAAGACCATATACGACAAGGGCGACATCTACAAGAGCACCTACGAGGGCTGGTACTGCGTGCAGTGCGAGACGTTCTGGCTCGAAAGCCGGCTGGTGGACGGCAAGTGCCCGGACTGCGGGCGCCCGGTGGAGCTGTTGCGCGAGGAGAGCTACTTCTTCCGCCTCTCCAGGTACGCCGGCCGGCTCCTCGACCACATCGAGGCCCATCCCGAGTTCATCCAGCCGCCCACGCGGCGCAACGAGATGGTGGCGTTCATCAAGCAGGGGCTGGAGGACCTGTGCGTCTCCCGCACCACGTTCGACTGGGGCATCCCGGTGCCCGGCGACCCGAAGCACGTGATCTACGTCTGGTTCGACGCGCTCACCAACTACCTGACCGGGGTGGGCTACCTGCAAGACGACGCGAAGTTCGGCCGCTACTGGCCTGCCGAGTTGCACCTGGTCGGCAAGGAGATCGTGCGGTTCCACACCGTCATCTGGCCCATCATCCTCATGGCCGCAGAGTTGCCGCTGCCTCGCCAGGTGTTCGGGCACGGGTGGCTCTTGTTCGACCAGCAGAAGATGAGCAAATCGAAGGGCAACGTGGTGGACCCCAACGTCCTCATCGACCGGTACGGCAGCGACGCCGTGCGCTACTTCCTGCTGCGGGAGGTGTCGTTCGGGCAGGACGGCAACTTCTCGGAGGAGGCCCTGGTGGAACGCATCAACGCGGATCTCGCCAACGACCTCGGCAACCTGGTCTACCGAAGCCTGAGCATGCTGGAACGCTACAACGGCGGCGTCCTCCCCGAGCCCGGCGCCGAGGAGGGAGTCGACCGGGAGCTCCGCACCCTCGCCCGCCAGGTGGCCAACGAGGCGAACGAGAAGCTGCAAGCGCTCGACATCGACACGGCCCTGGCCACCATCTGGCGCTTCGTGCGGCGTGCCAACAAGTACATCGACCAGACGGAGCCGTGGGTTCTCAACCGGCGCCAGAAGGAGGACCCTGCCGCCGGGGAGCGGCTGCGCACGGTGCTGTACAACCTCGCCGAAGCGCTGCGGGTGACGGCGCTTTTGGTGGCGCCGTTCATGCCGAAGGCGGGGCGCGCCATCTGGGAGCAGCTCGGCATCCAGGAGCCGCTGCAAAGCCAGCGCTTCAGCGACCTGGCGTGGGGCAGGAGCCGGCCGGGTACCCAGACCCGCCGGGGCCAGCCGCTCTTCCCGCGCATCCTCGACCTGGAGGAAACTGCGCCGAAGGCCATCGGCGCGAAAGAGCCGGACGCAGCCGCAGCGGCCCCTGCACCGGCAGCGTCCACGAGCCCGGGCCCGGCAGCCCCGGCCACGCCGCGCGCGCAAAACGGTCCGCAGCCCGGCGGAGTCATCACCATCGACGAGTTCGGGCACGTTGACCTGAGGGTGGCCAGGGTGCTCGAGGCAGCCCGAATCCCCGGAGCAGACAAACTCTTGAAGCTGAAGGTGGACGTGGGCGAGCCCGAGCCCCGCCAGATCGTGGCGGGCATCGCCCAGCACTACACGCCCGAACAGCTTGCCGGCAAGTACATCGTGGTGGTTGCCAATCTCAAGCCGGCCAGGCTTCGGGGCGAAATCTCCCAGGGTATGCTGCTGGCGGCGTCCACGGCCGACGGGCGGCTGACGCTGGTCACCCCGGAGGCGCCCATCCCGCCGGGGAGCAAGGTCAAGTGA
- a CDS encoding DUF441 family protein: MWELLLLLVLSAVGLTSGNDAVGLAALLALFVRELGPPGSLEATARHSTELGVLFLVLGLLLPAVSGAVRAPELFSRVLLTPTGLLSLAVGLIASRLAADGVALMQARPEVLMGLVAGSLAGVWLLGGIPVGPLVAAGLVALFARFL; encoded by the coding sequence ATGTGGGAGCTGTTGCTGTTGCTTGTGCTCTCTGCCGTGGGGCTGACCAGCGGCAACGACGCCGTGGGGCTGGCGGCGCTGCTCGCCCTGTTCGTTCGGGAACTGGGGCCACCCGGCAGCCTCGAGGCCACGGCGCGCCACAGCACGGAACTGGGGGTGCTCTTCCTCGTCCTTGGGCTGCTCTTACCCGCCGTCTCCGGAGCGGTGCGCGCCCCCGAACTCTTCTCCCGGGTCTTGCTCACGCCCACAGGCCTGCTCAGCCTGGCGGTGGGTCTCATCGCAAGCCGGCTCGCCGCCGACGGCGTGGCGTTGATGCAGGCGCGCCCCGAGGTGCTGATGGGGCTTGTGGCAGGCTCCCTGGCCGGCGTCTGGCTCCTGGGGGGGATTCCGGTTGGCCCGCTGGTGGCGGCCGGCCTGGTGGCGCTGTTCGCCCGGTTCCTTTGA
- a CDS encoding iron-sulfur cluster assembly protein has translation MAAAQLTEEAVREALRRVVDPELGINIVDLGLIYGIEIEGGKVHVRMTLTAIGCPLAYMVNEMVNQAVREIPGVEDVQVEIVWDPPWTPERMSEEAKALLGFW, from the coding sequence ATGGCAGCCGCTCAACTGACCGAAGAGGCGGTGCGGGAAGCCCTGCGCCGGGTCGTCGACCCGGAGCTCGGCATCAACATCGTGGACCTCGGCCTGATCTACGGGATCGAGATAGAGGGCGGCAAGGTTCACGTTCGCATGACCCTCACGGCCATCGGGTGTCCGCTTGCCTACATGGTGAACGAGATGGTCAACCAGGCCGTGCGGGAGATTCCCGGCGTGGAGGACGTCCAGGTGGAGATCGTCTGGGACCCGCCCTGGACGCCGGAGCGGATGAGCGAGGAGGCAAAGGCGCTCCTCGGGTTCTGGTGA
- a CDS encoding TatD family hydrolase, whose product MTQVPLVDTHLHLDDQRFEDDREQVLRRALDAGVSTVVTCGADLATSRQALALAERYGETEGAGGAAVWAAVGIHPHEAGQVGDVEAALRELQALASHPRVVAIGEIGLDYHYDFSPRKVQLELFRRQLHLAASLGKAAIVHAREAEDDVLAILGRERPSRGVMHAFAGSLEQARRALDLGWYVGVGGMLTFHNADGIREVAASVPLDRILLETDAPYLAPVPHRGRRNEPAYVALVARKLAEVRGLPVDEVARVTTAAARRLFGLGA is encoded by the coding sequence GTGACGCAGGTGCCGCTGGTCGATACGCACCTTCACCTCGACGACCAGCGCTTCGAGGACGACCGGGAGCAGGTGCTGCGGCGGGCACTCGACGCCGGGGTGAGCACCGTCGTCACGTGCGGCGCCGACCTGGCCACGTCCCGCCAGGCCCTGGCGCTGGCCGAGCGATACGGGGAGACGGAGGGTGCCGGCGGCGCCGCGGTGTGGGCCGCCGTTGGCATCCACCCCCACGAAGCCGGACAGGTTGGGGACGTGGAGGCGGCCTTGCGGGAACTGCAGGCTCTGGCCTCCCATCCCCGCGTGGTGGCTATCGGTGAGATCGGGCTCGACTACCACTACGACTTCTCGCCCCGGAAGGTCCAGCTGGAACTCTTCAGGCGCCAGCTGCACCTGGCAGCTTCCCTGGGCAAGGCGGCCATCGTCCACGCCCGGGAGGCGGAAGACGACGTGCTGGCCATCCTGGGACGAGAAAGACCTTCCCGGGGCGTGATGCACGCCTTCGCCGGAAGCCTCGAGCAGGCGAGGCGCGCCCTTGACCTGGGGTGGTACGTGGGTGTCGGGGGGATGCTCACGTTCCACAACGCCGACGGGATCCGCGAGGTGGCGGCGTCAGTGCCCCTCGACCGGATCTTGCTGGAGACCGACGCGCCGTACCTGGCGCCGGTTCCGCACCGGGGCAGGCGCAACGAGCCGGCCTACGTGGCCCTTGTCGCCCGCAAGCTGGCCGAAGTCCGGGGGCTGCCGGTGGACGAGGTGGCACGCGTCACCACCGCGGCGGCCCGCCGGCTGTTCGGCCTGGGCGCTTGA